In Actinomadura citrea, a single window of DNA contains:
- a CDS encoding alpha/beta fold hydrolase: MTVPTGCSVFPKELQRPSRRWAERRFPNIRYWNEPGKGGHFAAFEQPALFVDEVRSFFRLVR, from the coding sequence GTGACCGTACCCACCGGCTGTTCGGTCTTCCCCAAGGAGCTGCAGCGCCCGTCTCGGCGGTGGGCGGAGCGCCGGTTCCCGAACATCCGGTACTGGAACGAGCCCGGCAAGGGCGGCCACTTCGCGGCGTTCGAGCAGCCGGCGTTGTTCGTCGACGAGGTCCGGTCATTCTTCCGGCTGGTCCGCTGA
- a CDS encoding VOC family protein: MVMRVAVPVLPCRDVQAARSYFTDVLGFDTIFTWETPPSYAAVIRDTAEFHLYAESSVGPARVTVVVDDVDSCHDELRARGADIVEPLADRPYGMRDFNVRTPDGHLLIFSQPLTEYG, translated from the coding sequence ATGGTCATGCGGGTGGCGGTTCCCGTGCTGCCGTGCCGAGATGTGCAGGCAGCGCGGTCGTACTTTACGGACGTGCTCGGATTCGACACCATATTCACCTGGGAGACCCCACCTAGCTACGCGGCCGTGATCCGCGACACCGCTGAGTTCCACCTGTACGCCGAAAGCAGCGTCGGCCCGGCCAGGGTGACGGTTGTCGTCGACGACGTCGATTCCTGCCACGACGAGCTGCGCGCCCGCGGCGCCGACATCGTCGAGCCACTGGCTGACCGGCCCTACGGGATGCGCGACTTCAACGTACGGACACCCGATGGGCACTTGTTGATCTTTAGCCAGCCGCTTACCGAGTACGGGTGA
- a CDS encoding UBP-type zinc finger domain-containing protein, producing the protein MDNDMRVAAMASRVPTSPNGSAPHCEHVDGLTPVTPRSRGCPACGEHGGGWEALRICLICGWVACSDDSPRQHAQAHYQETDHPVTAAMGPEPTWRWCYVHERKV; encoded by the coding sequence ATGGACAACGACATGAGGGTCGCCGCCATGGCCTCGCGTGTGCCCACCAGCCCGAACGGCTCGGCACCGCACTGCGAGCACGTGGACGGGTTGACGCCCGTCACTCCACGATCACGCGGCTGCCCGGCGTGCGGGGAACACGGGGGCGGGTGGGAGGCTCTCCGGATCTGCCTGATCTGCGGCTGGGTGGCCTGCTCCGACGACTCGCCGCGCCAGCACGCACAAGCGCACTACCAGGAGACCGACCATCCGGTCACCGCGGCAATGGGTCCGGAACCCACCTGGCGATGGTGCTACGTCCACGAACGCAAGGTCTGA
- a CDS encoding fatty acid desaturase family protein, whose translation MTTRMPAGDTYGGTPNHSDEPDHSDAPSRDDAGRARRGSDYAVLSREVKRAGLLARRPGYYGMKIATNLLLLAAGWAAFALIGPSWWQLLVAAFLAAVFTQTAFLGHDAGHQQISDSKRVNDLLGRLHGNLLVGLGYGWWVAKHNRHHAHPNQVDRDPDIGTGAITFTRESARARRGAGAWLARHQAWLFFPMLLLEGLHLHLAGVRSLFGRGPASHATTSGRSRSVEGGLLLAHAGGYLTALFWVLSPAQAAGFLLLQQGLFGLYLGCSFAPNHKGMPIFAKDHRSDFLRRQVLTARNIRGGPLTDFALGGLNYQIEHHLFPSMPRPNLPRAQALVRAFCTRHDIAYYETTLTNSYAQVLRHLHAVGGPLRPESEY comes from the coding sequence ATGACCACGCGCATGCCTGCAGGCGACACATACGGCGGCACACCCAACCACAGCGACGAACCCGACCACAGCGACGCGCCCAGCCGAGACGACGCCGGCCGGGCCCGCCGGGGCAGCGACTACGCGGTGCTGTCCCGCGAGGTGAAACGCGCCGGGCTGCTCGCCCGGCGTCCCGGCTACTACGGGATGAAGATCGCGACGAACCTGCTGCTGCTCGCCGCCGGATGGGCGGCCTTCGCGCTGATCGGCCCGTCCTGGTGGCAGCTTCTGGTGGCGGCGTTCCTGGCTGCCGTGTTCACCCAGACCGCGTTCCTCGGCCATGATGCGGGCCACCAGCAGATCTCAGATTCCAAGCGGGTCAACGACCTGCTCGGACGGTTGCACGGCAATCTGCTCGTCGGCCTCGGCTACGGATGGTGGGTCGCCAAGCACAACCGGCACCACGCCCACCCGAACCAGGTCGACCGCGATCCCGACATCGGCACCGGCGCGATCACCTTCACCCGCGAGAGCGCTCGGGCCCGGCGCGGCGCCGGTGCCTGGCTGGCCCGGCACCAGGCATGGCTGTTCTTCCCGATGCTGCTCCTGGAAGGGCTTCACCTGCACCTCGCGGGGGTCCGCTCCCTGTTCGGCCGTGGCCCGGCATCGCACGCGACCACCTCCGGGAGGTCCCGGTCGGTTGAGGGCGGCCTGTTGCTCGCTCACGCGGGCGGGTACCTCACCGCCCTGTTCTGGGTGCTTTCCCCCGCTCAGGCCGCAGGTTTCCTCCTCCTGCAGCAAGGGCTCTTCGGGCTCTATCTGGGCTGCTCCTTCGCTCCCAACCACAAGGGCATGCCGATCTTCGCAAAGGACCACAGGTCCGACTTCCTGCGCCGCCAGGTCCTGACCGCCCGCAACATCCGCGGCGGCCCGCTCACCGACTTCGCGCTCGGCGGACTGAACTACCAGATCGAGCACCACCTCTTCCCGTCCATGCCGCGCCCCAATCTTCCCCGCGCCCAAGCCCTCGTGCGCGCCTTCTGCACCCGCCATGACATCGCCTACTACGAGACGACCCTCACCAACTCCTACGCCCAGGTCTTGCGGCACCTGCACGCCGTCGGCGGCCCCCTACGCCCGGAATCGGAGTACTGA
- a CDS encoding FAD:protein FMN transferase, with the protein MAEGIRHVEHVMGTAFSFDIRTPRSPSVTAALARAVAWLHHVDRVFSPYRPDSQVTRLADGRVGVGGCDPEVAEVLRLGAEFERITGGAFTCEPGGRLDPSGVVKGWAIERASTILHDAGAHDHCVNGGGDVQARGEAGPGDPWRIGIADPRDRSGLIAAVSGRDIAVATSGTAERGRHILDPRTGRPATGLASVTLVGRHLTEVDALATAAFAMGGAARAWAEARPGIEAFGVTSGGRPWWTPGFEDIALLPCDLA; encoded by the coding sequence GTGGCTGAGGGGATCCGCCACGTCGAGCACGTGATGGGGACGGCGTTCTCCTTCGACATCCGCACGCCGCGCTCGCCGTCCGTCACCGCGGCCCTCGCGCGGGCCGTCGCCTGGCTGCACCACGTCGACCGCGTCTTCTCCCCCTACCGCCCCGACAGCCAGGTCACGCGCCTGGCGGACGGCCGCGTCGGGGTCGGCGGATGCGATCCCGAGGTCGCGGAGGTCCTGCGCCTCGGCGCGGAGTTCGAACGGATCACCGGCGGCGCGTTCACCTGCGAACCGGGGGGCCGGCTCGACCCCAGCGGCGTGGTCAAGGGCTGGGCGATCGAGCGGGCCTCGACAATCCTCCACGACGCCGGCGCGCACGACCACTGCGTGAACGGCGGCGGCGACGTGCAGGCGCGCGGCGAGGCCGGGCCCGGAGACCCGTGGCGGATCGGCATCGCCGACCCCCGCGACCGGAGCGGGCTCATCGCCGCCGTCTCCGGTCGCGACATCGCCGTCGCCACCTCGGGCACCGCCGAGCGCGGCCGGCACATCCTCGACCCCCGCACCGGCCGTCCCGCCACGGGCCTCGCCTCCGTCACGCTGGTCGGGCGCCACCTCACCGAGGTCGACGCGCTCGCCACCGCGGCCTTCGCCATGGGCGGCGCGGCCCGCGCCTGGGCGGAGGCCCGCCCAGGGATCGAGGCGTTCGGCGTGACATCCGGGGGCCGCCCGTGGTGGACGCCCGGCTTCGAGGACATCGCCCTGCTTCCTTGCGATCTGGCGTGA
- a CDS encoding FMN-binding protein, protein MRRALFTTSATIAGVVLLLSLKPHQQEDSATPPPTAGGATSRGTSSGTSGGANPANGTYRGQSVDTRYGPVQVEITMSGGRLSAVRVLRSPSENGRDREIASFALPQLTEEALAAGDAHIDAVSGATYTSEGYITSLQSALDRARG, encoded by the coding sequence ATGCGCCGAGCCCTGTTCACAACGAGCGCGACGATCGCGGGGGTCGTGCTGCTGCTGTCGTTGAAACCGCACCAGCAGGAGGACTCCGCCACGCCGCCGCCCACCGCGGGCGGCGCGACGAGCAGGGGGACGAGCAGCGGCACGAGCGGCGGAGCGAACCCGGCGAACGGGACCTACCGGGGACAGAGCGTCGACACCCGCTACGGCCCGGTCCAGGTCGAGATCACGATGTCGGGCGGGCGCCTCAGCGCCGTCCGCGTCCTTCGCTCCCCGTCGGAGAACGGCCGCGACCGCGAGATCGCGTCCTTCGCCCTCCCGCAGCTCACCGAGGAGGCCCTCGCGGCGGGCGACGCACACATCGACGCCGTCTCCGGCGCCACCTACACCAGCGAGGGTTACATCACCTCCCTGCAAAGCGCCCTGGACCGTGCCCGTGGCTGA
- a CDS encoding ferric reductase-like transmembrane domain-containing protein yields MTTTRYDIMRPSPQVRRPSWRLPHGWPQVLVHAGAVAVLALWWRSTGPVTGLDGWLTEAGRVTGLLAGYGCAVLLALMARVPALERGVGTDRLARWHAMGGRYTVCLVLAHALLIIWGYAVTARTDIVHETATVVVDYPEMLRGTAGFLLLLGVGITSARAARRRLSYVTWHYLHFATYLAVFLAFSHQLANGAQFAGSPWAKAAWYTLYIGVAVVLAWFRFLMPAVRGIRHGLRVTAVHAEAPGIVSVYMSGRHLDELRAEPGQFFRWRFLAPGLRWTANPYSLSEPPRGHRLRITVKAAGGHSRALARLRPGTRVWAEGPYGGFTGARPDHDRALLIAGGVGITPLRTLFETLPGDVTLVYLARRPEDLALRGELDEIARLRGARAHYFVDEPSHYSLSLDGRALGGLVPDIRHRDVYLCGPPGMMAAARRALRQAGVRRRHVRSESFEF; encoded by the coding sequence ATGACGACGACCAGGTATGACATCATGCGGCCGTCCCCGCAGGTCAGGCGGCCGTCGTGGCGCCTCCCACACGGGTGGCCGCAGGTGCTGGTCCACGCCGGGGCGGTGGCGGTGCTGGCGCTGTGGTGGCGGAGCACCGGCCCGGTCACCGGCCTGGACGGCTGGCTGACGGAGGCGGGGCGCGTCACCGGGCTGCTGGCGGGATACGGGTGCGCCGTCCTGCTGGCCCTGATGGCCCGCGTGCCGGCGCTCGAACGGGGCGTGGGCACCGACCGGCTGGCCCGCTGGCACGCGATGGGCGGCCGGTACACCGTCTGCCTCGTGCTGGCGCACGCCCTCCTGATCATCTGGGGGTACGCGGTGACGGCCCGTACCGACATCGTCCACGAGACGGCGACGGTGGTCGTCGACTACCCCGAGATGCTCAGGGGCACGGCCGGGTTCCTGCTCCTCCTCGGCGTCGGGATCACCTCCGCCAGGGCGGCCCGGCGGCGGCTGAGCTACGTGACGTGGCACTACCTGCACTTCGCCACCTACCTGGCCGTCTTCCTGGCGTTCTCGCACCAGCTCGCCAACGGCGCCCAGTTCGCCGGATCGCCCTGGGCGAAGGCGGCCTGGTACACCCTGTACATCGGCGTCGCCGTCGTCCTCGCCTGGTTCCGGTTCCTGATGCCCGCCGTGCGCGGGATCCGGCACGGCCTGCGTGTCACCGCCGTCCACGCCGAGGCGCCCGGGATCGTCTCGGTCTACATGAGCGGCCGCCACCTGGACGAACTGCGCGCCGAACCGGGCCAGTTCTTCCGCTGGAGGTTCCTCGCCCCGGGCCTGCGGTGGACGGCCAATCCCTACTCGCTGTCCGAGCCGCCCCGCGGGCACCGGCTCCGGATCACCGTCAAGGCCGCCGGGGGCCACAGCCGGGCGCTGGCCCGGCTCCGCCCCGGGACGCGGGTCTGGGCGGAGGGGCCCTACGGCGGGTTCACCGGGGCGCGGCCGGACCACGACCGGGCCCTGCTGATCGCCGGCGGCGTCGGCATCACCCCGCTGCGGACGCTGTTCGAGACCCTGCCCGGCGACGTGACCCTCGTCTATCTCGCCCGCCGGCCCGAAGATCTGGCCCTGCGCGGCGAACTGGACGAGATCGCCCGCCTCCGCGGCGCCCGCGCCCACTACTTCGTCGACGAGCCGTCCCACTACTCCCTGTCGCTGGACGGCCGTGCGCTCGGCGGCCTCGTCCCCGACATCCGGCACCGGGACGTCTACCTGTGCGGGCCGCCCGGCATGATGGCCGCCGCCCGGCGCGCGCTCAGGCAGGCCGGCGTGCGACGCCGCCACGTCCGATCCGAATCCTTCGAGTTCTGA
- a CDS encoding response regulator transcription factor translates to MTKDEPAVAGLRRADGTPVRVLVVDDEPDLAEVLSRVLASEGWAVRTAGDGAGALAAARDFHPDAVVLDVMLPDIDGLQVLRRLRADTPDVCVLFLTAKDAVEDRIAGITAGGDDYVTKPFSLEEVLARLRGLLRRAGMARQVDAGRLLTVGGLAMDEDAREVTRDGEVVELTPTEFELLRFLLRNPRRVLSKAQILDRVWAYDFGGQAHVVELYISYLRKKIDAGRTPMIHTVRGVGYVLKPGTGAS, encoded by the coding sequence ATGACAAAGGACGAACCCGCGGTCGCGGGCCTGCGGCGGGCCGACGGGACGCCCGTGCGGGTCCTCGTCGTCGACGACGAACCGGACCTGGCGGAGGTGCTGTCGCGCGTGCTGGCCTCAGAGGGCTGGGCGGTGCGGACGGCGGGCGACGGCGCGGGCGCGCTCGCCGCCGCGCGCGACTTCCACCCCGACGCCGTCGTGCTGGACGTGATGCTCCCCGACATCGACGGCCTGCAGGTGCTGCGGCGGCTGCGCGCCGACACGCCCGACGTGTGCGTGCTGTTCCTGACCGCCAAGGACGCCGTCGAGGACCGCATCGCCGGCATCACCGCAGGCGGCGACGACTACGTGACCAAGCCGTTCAGCCTGGAGGAGGTCCTGGCGCGGCTGCGGGGGCTGCTGCGCAGGGCGGGCATGGCACGGCAGGTCGACGCCGGCCGGCTGCTCACCGTCGGCGGCCTGGCCATGGACGAGGACGCCCGGGAGGTGACCCGCGACGGCGAGGTCGTGGAGTTGACGCCCACCGAGTTCGAGCTGCTGCGGTTCCTCCTGCGCAACCCGCGCCGGGTCCTCAGCAAGGCCCAGATCCTCGACCGCGTCTGGGCCTACGACTTCGGTGGCCAGGCCCACGTCGTCGAGCTGTACATCAGCTACCTGCGCAAGAAGATCGACGCGGGCCGGACGCCGATGATCCACACCGTGCGCGGCGTCGGGTACGTGCTGAAACCTGGGACGGGGGCTTCGTGA
- a CDS encoding sensor histidine kinase translates to MRGPRTLRARLTAGLLVLLALSCLAVGIATATALDRFLMGRLDEQLTASGGRFPASLEHERRHDADDRPDTRGQAPGTFGARLFGRTVTQAAVVRDSSDEPVPLDAADRRALAALTPDGRARSLDLSGLEEYRVMAVRGDDGDVLVTGLPVRPAEETLHRVILVEAIVFAAVLAAAGIAAAAWVGLALRPLRRVAATASRVTELPLASGEVAMPERVPDTDPGTEVGQVGAALNRMLGHVENALARRHAGEERLRRFAADASHELRTPVAAIRGHAELALRTTEPVPAGVRHALGRIEAESVRMSELVDDLLLLARLDTGRPLETGPVDLTRIILDATADARAAGPRHRWELVLPEEPVTVTGDARRLHQLVANLLANARAHTPPGTHVTVRLAVREDAVGLDVEDDGPGVPAGLREEIFQRFVRADQGRSRSAGGTGLGLAIVQAVAAAHGGRAELVEGEHTLFRVTLPSSEAEDPQMGPQR, encoded by the coding sequence GTGAGGGGCCCGCGCACGCTGCGGGCCCGGCTCACCGCCGGGCTGCTCGTCCTGCTGGCGCTGAGCTGCCTCGCCGTGGGCATCGCCACCGCGACCGCGCTCGACCGGTTCCTCATGGGGCGGCTGGACGAGCAGCTGACCGCGTCCGGCGGGCGGTTCCCGGCGAGCCTCGAACACGAGCGGCGCCATGACGCCGACGACCGTCCGGACACCCGAGGGCAGGCGCCGGGGACGTTCGGCGCGCGGCTGTTCGGCCGGACGGTGACGCAGGCCGCGGTCGTGCGCGACAGCTCCGACGAGCCCGTGCCGCTCGACGCGGCGGACCGGCGCGCCCTGGCCGCCCTCACGCCCGATGGCCGGGCGCGCTCGCTCGATCTTTCGGGTCTGGAGGAGTACCGGGTGATGGCGGTCCGCGGCGACGACGGGGACGTCCTGGTCACCGGGCTGCCGGTGCGTCCCGCCGAGGAGACGCTGCACCGCGTCATCCTGGTGGAGGCGATCGTCTTCGCGGCCGTGCTCGCCGCCGCCGGGATCGCGGCGGCGGCCTGGGTCGGACTGGCCCTGCGCCCGTTGCGGCGGGTCGCCGCGACCGCGTCCCGGGTCACCGAGCTGCCGCTGGCCAGCGGGGAGGTGGCGATGCCCGAGCGCGTCCCCGACACCGACCCCGGCACCGAGGTCGGGCAGGTCGGCGCCGCGCTGAACCGGATGCTCGGCCACGTCGAGAACGCGCTGGCCCGCCGGCATGCCGGCGAGGAGCGGCTCCGCCGCTTCGCCGCCGACGCGAGCCACGAGCTGCGCACCCCCGTCGCCGCGATCCGCGGTCACGCCGAACTCGCCCTGCGCACGACCGAGCCCGTTCCGGCGGGGGTGCGGCACGCGCTGGGGCGCATCGAGGCCGAGTCGGTCCGGATGTCCGAACTCGTCGACGACCTGCTGCTCCTCGCCCGCCTGGACACCGGCCGCCCGTTGGAGACGGGCCCGGTGGACCTGACCCGCATCATCTTGGACGCCACCGCCGACGCCCGCGCCGCCGGCCCCCGGCACCGCTGGGAACTGGTGCTCCCGGAGGAACCGGTGACCGTCACCGGGGACGCCCGGCGCCTCCACCAGCTGGTCGCCAACCTGCTCGCCAACGCGCGCGCCCACACGCCCCCGGGTACCCACGTCACCGTGCGGCTCGCGGTCCGGGAGGACGCCGTGGGGCTCGACGTGGAGGACGACGGTCCCGGCGTCCCGGCCGGCCTGCGCGAGGAGATCTTCCAGCGGTTCGTCCGCGCCGACCAGGGCCGGTCCCGCAGCGCGGGCGGCACGGGTCTCGGACTGGCCATCGTCCAGGCGGTGGCCGCCGCCCACGGCGGCCGCGCCGAACTCGTCGAGGGGGAGCACACGCTGTTCCGCGTGACCCTTCCGAGCTCGGAGGCCGAAGACCCGCAGATGGGGCCCCAGCGCTGA
- a CDS encoding class I tRNA ligase family protein, with amino-acid sequence MDLNSPGRTLRIGGRPLPVVGPARMYVCGITPYDATHLGHARTFVWADVAARVLRHAGGEVRVCRNVTDVDDVLDQAAHRAGSPYDSFAAVQQFYFERDLEALGVHAVDHQPRAHNHVGEVVALAQGLLASGHAYMRDGAVYFRGGEVPGRAGLDAGRARELLAEYGDAPDDPGKEDPFDVALWRPSRSGEPAWPSPWSAGRPGWHAECSAMAMTTFGPALDLHAGGVDLRFPHHAYEAAMAEALTGVRPFSRAWLHVGTVCRDGAKMAKSTGNLVLVSDLIQDHPAPAVRFMLLAEPWAQEWDYTPDALERAAAALDRLLAAAGRGRSSPAAEAAVTRALLNDLDVGTALDVAEQEGGRTARLVTRILALG; translated from the coding sequence GTGGATCTCAACTCGCCCGGCCGCACGCTGCGGATCGGCGGCCGTCCCCTCCCCGTCGTCGGCCCCGCCCGCATGTACGTCTGCGGGATCACCCCGTACGACGCGACCCACCTCGGCCATGCGCGCACGTTCGTCTGGGCCGACGTCGCCGCGAGGGTCCTGCGGCACGCCGGCGGCGAGGTGCGCGTGTGCCGCAACGTCACCGACGTCGACGACGTGCTGGACCAGGCCGCGCACCGAGCGGGCAGCCCGTACGACAGCTTCGCCGCCGTCCAGCAGTTCTACTTCGAACGCGATCTGGAGGCCCTCGGCGTCCACGCCGTCGACCACCAGCCCCGCGCGCACAACCATGTCGGCGAGGTCGTCGCACTCGCCCAGGGCCTCCTCGCCTCCGGCCACGCGTACATGCGGGACGGCGCGGTCTACTTCCGCGGCGGCGAGGTCCCGGGGCGCGCCGGCCTCGACGCCGGCCGGGCACGCGAACTCCTCGCCGAGTACGGCGACGCGCCCGACGACCCCGGCAAGGAGGACCCGTTCGACGTCGCGCTCTGGCGGCCGTCGCGGTCGGGCGAGCCGGCCTGGCCCAGTCCCTGGAGCGCGGGACGGCCCGGCTGGCACGCCGAGTGCTCCGCGATGGCCATGACGACCTTCGGCCCGGCACTGGACCTGCACGCCGGCGGCGTCGACCTGCGGTTCCCCCACCACGCCTACGAGGCCGCCATGGCCGAGGCGCTGACCGGCGTGCGGCCGTTCTCCCGGGCCTGGCTGCACGTCGGGACGGTCTGCCGGGACGGCGCCAAGATGGCCAAGTCCACCGGCAACCTGGTGCTGGTCTCCGATCTGATCCAGGACCACCCGGCCCCGGCCGTCCGGTTCATGCTCCTCGCCGAGCCCTGGGCGCAGGAGTGGGACTACACGCCCGACGCCCTCGAACGCGCTGCGGCCGCCCTGGACCGCCTCCTCGCCGCGGCGGGGCGTGGCCGCTCCTCCCCCGCGGCGGAGGCCGCCGTAACGCGGGCCCTCCTGAACGACCTCGACGTCGGGACGGCGCTCGACGTGGCGGAGCAGGAAGGCGGCCGGACCGCTCGACTGGTCACGCGGATCCTGGCCCTCGGCTGA
- a CDS encoding universal stress protein, translating into MSDRGGAREVVVGFDGSVHAMQALDWALDEAELRGSPLALCHAWHWPYQGVAPELEEAGRRSLHEAAQHVLAHGVECARQRTAGVVVRPVSEEGSAAERLTELSAGAELLVLGSRGLGRLARVPVGSVAAHVAMHARCPVIVVRGVGALPRPGEPRPVVVVVDGSPAADGALSFAAREAESRQLPLKIVYSGAEGAASPGAALRRSTVHDPVERAVAVIEERHPDVLTHPENPLAPPPEALREAAQEARLLVVGAAHPAFGSVAQWLLYNAVCPIAVVTQPA; encoded by the coding sequence ATGTCTGACCGAGGCGGCGCACGCGAAGTGGTCGTCGGATTCGACGGATCGGTTCACGCCATGCAGGCGCTGGACTGGGCGCTGGACGAGGCGGAGCTGCGCGGATCGCCGTTGGCGCTGTGCCACGCGTGGCACTGGCCCTACCAGGGAGTCGCCCCCGAACTGGAGGAGGCGGGCCGGCGGTCTCTGCACGAGGCGGCGCAGCACGTGCTGGCCCACGGCGTCGAGTGCGCCCGGCAGCGCACGGCCGGGGTCGTGGTCAGGCCCGTGTCGGAGGAGGGATCGGCGGCGGAGCGCCTCACGGAGCTGTCGGCCGGCGCCGAGCTCCTCGTGCTCGGGTCCCGCGGGCTCGGGCGGCTGGCGCGCGTGCCGGTCGGCTCGGTCGCCGCGCACGTCGCCATGCACGCGCGCTGCCCGGTCATCGTGGTCAGGGGCGTCGGCGCGCTGCCCCGGCCCGGGGAGCCGAGGCCGGTCGTGGTCGTGGTGGACGGCTCGCCCGCGGCGGACGGCGCGCTCTCGTTCGCCGCCCGCGAGGCGGAGTCGCGGCAGCTGCCCCTGAAGATCGTCTACTCGGGCGCCGAGGGCGCGGCGTCGCCGGGTGCCGCGCTCCGGCGCTCGACGGTCCACGATCCGGTGGAGCGGGCCGTGGCGGTGATCGAGGAGCGGCACCCGGACGTCCTCACGCATCCGGAGAACCCCCTCGCGCCCCCGCCCGAGGCGCTGCGGGAGGCCGCGCAGGAGGCGCGTCTCCTGGTGGTCGGGGCCGCGCATCCCGCGTTCGGCTCGGTCGCGCAGTGGCTGCTGTACAACGCGGTCTGCCCGATCGCGGTGGTGACGCAGCCGGCATGA
- a CDS encoding universal stress protein, protein MNDEPITGVVVGYDGSTGGVQALEWAAAEARTRGLPLTVLHVWDVYVGGGPIAMPVVDLRAVAEENLGNGVEQVRKTAPELSVRGVLARGQAAARLIEAGHGADMIVLGPRGLGGFVGLVLGSVGAQVAAHAPCPVVIVRGDLVPPPEQVHGHVVVGVDGSPVSREALAMAFAEAGAHGWDVHAVVAWEAVPEKDVPPLVDEAGLRDAAAARLARLMIPARELHPDVKVEFDVVIGPPREVLMNAAEEARLLVVGSRGLGGFRGLLLGSVSHALIHHAPCPVAVVHAT, encoded by the coding sequence ATGAACGACGAGCCGATCACCGGTGTGGTCGTTGGCTACGACGGCTCCACCGGCGGTGTGCAGGCACTGGAGTGGGCCGCCGCCGAGGCCCGGACCCGGGGCCTGCCCCTGACCGTGCTCCACGTGTGGGACGTCTACGTCGGGGGCGGCCCGATCGCCATGCCGGTCGTCGACCTGCGGGCCGTTGCCGAGGAGAACCTCGGCAACGGGGTCGAGCAGGTCCGGAAGACGGCGCCGGAGCTGAGCGTGCGGGGGGTGCTGGCGCGGGGGCAGGCGGCCGCCCGGCTGATCGAGGCCGGACACGGCGCGGACATGATCGTGCTCGGCCCGCGGGGGCTCGGCGGGTTCGTCGGACTGGTGCTCGGCTCCGTCGGCGCGCAGGTGGCCGCGCACGCCCCCTGCCCGGTCGTGATCGTCCGCGGCGACCTCGTCCCGCCGCCGGAGCAGGTGCACGGGCACGTCGTCGTGGGAGTGGACGGTTCGCCGGTGTCGCGCGAAGCACTGGCGATGGCCTTCGCCGAGGCCGGCGCGCACGGCTGGGACGTGCACGCCGTCGTCGCCTGGGAGGCGGTCCCCGAGAAGGACGTCCCTCCGCTGGTGGACGAGGCCGGGCTGCGGGACGCCGCCGCGGCCAGGCTGGCCCGGCTGATGATCCCGGCGCGCGAGCTCCACCCCGACGTGAAGGTCGAGTTCGACGTCGTGATCGGGCCGCCGCGCGAGGTCCTGATGAACGCCGCGGAGGAGGCGCGCCTCCTCGTCGTCGGATCGCGGGGCCTCGGCGGGTTCCGCGGCCTGCTGCTCGGCTCGGTCAGCCACGCCCTGATCCACCACGCGCCCTGCCCGGTCGCGGTCGTCCACGCGACCTGA